One segment of Sphingomonas telluris DNA contains the following:
- the glmS gene encoding glutamine--fructose-6-phosphate transaminase (isomerizing), with product MCGIVGIVGKSEVAQRLFDGLKRLEYRGYDSAGICTIDHGELERRRAEGKLDNLARELAQHPLGGTIGIAHTRWATHGAPTVDNAHPHIVGPVAIVHNGIIENFKPLREELIADGREFKSETDTEVVAHLVAREVEAGASPQDAVATVLPRLQGAFAIAFLFRDYPDLIIGARMGAPLTVGYGDGENYLGSDALAVAPWTQRIAYLDEGDWAVVRRDSIEIFDRDNEPAEREVVQSGASSAPVEKGNYRHYMQKEIFEQPIVVAQTLQSYVRPFEGEVALPTGDLDLATVGRVTIVACGTSFYAGMVAKYWIEQFARVPVDIDVASEFRYRQPVLEPGGLALFISQSGETADTLAALRHARSEQQRIAVVVNVPTSSMAREADLLLPTHAGPEIGVASTKAFTCQLAVLAALSANLARAKGRLSRDEEQEIVAHLQEAPAALNAALGHDDDIAAMAHLIAPARDVLYLGRGPDYPLALEGALKLKEISYIHAEGYAAGEMKHGPIALIDEAVPVIVLAPSGPLFEKTVSNMQEVRARGGKIVLISDAKGLEEAGEGCIATIEMPEVHPLIAPLVYAVPVQLLAYHVAVAKGTDVDQPRNLAKSVTVE from the coding sequence ATGTGCGGAATCGTTGGAATTGTTGGCAAGTCCGAGGTCGCTCAGCGCCTTTTCGATGGGCTGAAGCGGCTGGAGTATCGCGGTTATGACAGTGCCGGCATCTGCACGATCGACCATGGCGAGCTTGAACGGCGCCGGGCCGAGGGCAAGCTCGACAATCTCGCGCGAGAGTTGGCGCAGCATCCTCTCGGGGGAACGATCGGCATCGCTCACACTCGCTGGGCGACGCACGGGGCGCCAACGGTCGACAATGCCCACCCGCACATCGTGGGGCCGGTGGCGATCGTTCACAACGGCATCATCGAGAACTTCAAGCCGCTTCGCGAGGAGCTCATCGCCGATGGGCGCGAGTTCAAAAGCGAGACCGACACGGAGGTTGTCGCCCATCTCGTCGCCCGCGAAGTCGAGGCCGGCGCTTCGCCGCAGGACGCCGTCGCCACCGTCCTTCCGCGGCTGCAGGGCGCTTTCGCCATCGCCTTCCTGTTCCGCGACTATCCCGACCTGATCATTGGCGCCCGCATGGGGGCACCGCTGACCGTCGGCTATGGCGATGGTGAGAATTACCTCGGCTCCGACGCGCTTGCCGTGGCGCCGTGGACGCAGCGCATCGCCTATCTCGACGAGGGCGACTGGGCGGTGGTTCGCCGCGACAGCATCGAGATTTTCGACCGCGACAATGAGCCGGCCGAGAGGGAGGTCGTCCAGTCCGGAGCCTCGTCGGCGCCGGTCGAGAAGGGCAATTACCGGCACTACATGCAGAAGGAGATCTTCGAGCAGCCGATCGTGGTTGCCCAGACCCTCCAGAGCTATGTGCGTCCCTTCGAAGGCGAGGTCGCGCTGCCGACCGGCGACCTCGACCTGGCGACAGTCGGACGCGTCACCATCGTCGCCTGCGGCACCAGCTTCTACGCGGGCATGGTTGCGAAATACTGGATCGAACAGTTCGCCCGCGTCCCCGTCGACATCGATGTCGCCAGCGAGTTCCGCTACCGCCAGCCGGTGCTGGAGCCGGGCGGCCTGGCGCTCTTCATCAGCCAATCGGGCGAGACGGCCGACACATTAGCTGCGCTGCGGCACGCGCGTTCCGAGCAACAACGTATCGCCGTGGTCGTGAACGTCCCGACCAGCTCGATGGCGCGCGAGGCGGACCTGCTCCTGCCTACGCACGCGGGGCCCGAAATCGGCGTCGCTTCAACGAAGGCCTTCACCTGCCAGCTCGCCGTTCTCGCGGCGCTTTCCGCGAACCTGGCGCGAGCGAAGGGCCGTCTCAGCCGCGACGAAGAGCAGGAGATCGTCGCCCACCTGCAGGAAGCGCCGGCGGCGCTGAACGCAGCGCTCGGCCATGACGACGACATCGCGGCGATGGCGCACCTGATCGCCCCTGCGCGCGACGTGCTCTATCTCGGCCGGGGTCCCGACTATCCGCTGGCGCTCGAAGGCGCGTTGAAGCTCAAGGAAATCAGCTACATCCACGCGGAAGGCTATGCCGCGGGCGAGATGAAGCATGGGCCGATCGCACTCATCGACGAGGCGGTGCCCGTCATCGTGCTCGCGCCGTCGGGCCCGCTGTTCGAGAAGACCGTCAGCAACATGCAGGAGGTCCGTGCGCGCGGCGGCAAGATCGTCCTGATCAGCGACGCCAAGGGGCTCGAAGAGGCGGGCGAGGGCTGCATCGCGACGATCGAGATGCCGGAGGTGCACCCGCTGATCGCGCCTCTCGTCTACGCGGTGCCGGTGCAGCTGCTGGCGTATCATGTGGCCGTTGCGAAGGGGACGGACGTCGACCAGCCGCGCAACCTTGCGAAGAGCGTCACGGTCGAGTGA
- a CDS encoding YcxB family protein: MSETGGPHTLPFRYDRADFLALAKLGRPRIVGWLFKLAWVLFALAALLIALCMLNGSTRVLPYAFALLALLVVYLLLHRFGYDISAWALDRMARRSDILREQTFTVAADCFRAESSRGKTEVRWSAVPRIVEDDTRVFVYSTRHQAFIVPERAFATRADFDAFAAAAKHHWERHHRL, translated from the coding sequence GTGAGCGAGACCGGCGGCCCTCACACGCTGCCGTTCCGCTACGATCGAGCGGACTTCCTCGCTCTCGCCAAGCTTGGCCGCCCGCGGATCGTCGGCTGGCTGTTCAAGCTGGCATGGGTGTTGTTCGCCCTCGCCGCGCTGCTGATCGCGCTTTGCATGCTGAATGGCTCGACGCGGGTGCTGCCCTACGCTTTTGCCTTGCTCGCTCTGCTCGTAGTGTACCTGCTGCTTCACCGCTTCGGCTACGACATTAGCGCCTGGGCACTCGACCGAATGGCGCGGCGCAGCGACATCCTGAGGGAGCAGACGTTCACAGTTGCTGCCGACTGCTTTCGCGCAGAATCCTCACGCGGCAAGACCGAAGTGCGTTGGTCCGCAGTCCCCAGGATCGTCGAGGATGATACGCGCGTCTTTGTCTATTCGACGCGGCACCAAGCCTTCATCGTGCCTGAGCGCGCTTTTGCTACCCGTGCGGACTTCGATGCGTTCGCCGCTGCGGCCAAGCATCACTGGGAACGGCATCACCGCCTTTAG
- a CDS encoding LysR family transcriptional regulator → MMDWNDLRYFLAVARDGSTLAAARVLRVSQTTVARRIAALEEALGFPLFEKRQAGYALTPAGQDLLKRAEGVETAANSFSEAASAQSRDVTGIVKITTEEVYAITILAPLLRELHETHGEIVIELDTSQQVRDLGAGEADISLRSTKNSTQLSAGLVGRQLCIDDWALYCSRDYASRHGVPRNRAQLRQHAFIGGGGGNLWIHYQNWLQTLGLESNVAMHHATSGGLLSGVRSGFGIAVLPCIVADSDPDLVQCLPPRGEHGRVLWLFTHERVRHTPRVRAVIDFLYERLSRHVRQLEEKRAAA, encoded by the coding sequence ATGATGGACTGGAACGACCTTCGTTACTTCCTGGCGGTGGCTCGCGACGGCAGCACCCTTGCCGCCGCGCGGGTGCTTCGCGTTAGCCAGACGACGGTCGCGCGCCGTATTGCCGCGCTAGAGGAAGCACTCGGTTTTCCGCTCTTCGAGAAGAGACAGGCCGGTTACGCGCTGACGCCGGCAGGCCAGGATTTGCTAAAGCGAGCCGAAGGCGTCGAGACGGCCGCCAACTCCTTCTCCGAAGCAGCCTCGGCCCAGTCGCGCGACGTCACCGGCATCGTAAAGATCACGACCGAGGAGGTCTACGCGATCACCATCCTCGCGCCGCTCCTGCGCGAACTCCACGAGACACACGGGGAGATCGTGATCGAGCTCGATACCAGCCAGCAGGTTCGCGACCTTGGCGCGGGCGAAGCAGACATTTCCCTGCGAAGCACGAAGAATAGCACGCAGCTTTCCGCCGGCCTCGTCGGCCGCCAGCTCTGCATCGACGATTGGGCGCTTTACTGCAGCCGGGATTATGCCAGCCGCCACGGCGTGCCGAGGAACCGCGCCCAGCTGCGGCAGCACGCCTTCATCGGCGGCGGCGGCGGCAATTTGTGGATCCACTATCAGAACTGGCTCCAGACGCTCGGCCTGGAAAGCAACGTCGCCATGCACCACGCGACATCGGGAGGATTGCTGTCCGGCGTCCGCTCAGGCTTCGGGATTGCGGTGCTGCCGTGCATCGTCGCGGACAGCGATCCCGATCTTGTTCAGTGCCTCCCGCCGCGCGGAGAGCATGGCCGCGTCCTGTGGCTCTTCACGCACGAACGAGTCCGCCACACGCCGCGCGTGCGCGCCGTCATCGACTTCCTTTACGAGCGCCTCAGCCGCCACGTCCGGCAGCTCGAGGAGAAACGAGCCGCTGCCTAA
- a CDS encoding UrcA family protein, which translates to MKDTLRIVLISALITAGAIKAAPALAEPASPEVQTYTSYVHTSDLDLSSEQGQRVLQKRLSLAARDVCGTASDVDVKGKNEVRQCRKDAVGRAAGEREALLAAAQRGATIAITASR; encoded by the coding sequence ATGAAAGACACTCTTCGCATCGTCCTGATCTCCGCACTGATCACTGCAGGCGCGATTAAGGCGGCGCCGGCGCTCGCTGAACCCGCTTCGCCGGAGGTCCAGACCTACACCAGCTACGTCCACACCTCCGACCTCGATCTTTCGAGCGAGCAGGGCCAACGCGTCCTTCAGAAGCGTCTATCGCTCGCCGCCCGTGACGTTTGCGGCACCGCGTCCGACGTCGACGTGAAGGGCAAGAACGAGGTCCGCCAGTGCCGCAAGGACGCAGTCGGCCGCGCCGCCGGTGAGCGTGAGGCGCTTCTCGCCGCCGCCCAGCGTGGAGCGACCATCGCCATCACCGCAAGCCGGTAA
- a CDS encoding GFA family protein, producing the protein MSREMSGGCHCGAVRFTMQLPDGPVPALDCNCSICSMTGFLHVMVAHGDFELLTGRDALQSYRFGTGAADHLFCSTCGVKSFYQPRSHPDCWSVNANCFDEPVELVIEEFDGRNWEQSKARLDASN; encoded by the coding sequence ATGAGCAGAGAGATGTCAGGCGGATGTCATTGCGGCGCGGTCCGCTTCACCATGCAATTGCCCGACGGCCCCGTGCCCGCGCTCGACTGCAATTGCTCGATCTGCTCGATGACCGGCTTCCTCCACGTGATGGTTGCGCATGGCGACTTCGAACTCCTGACGGGCCGTGACGCGCTGCAAAGCTATCGCTTCGGGACAGGGGCGGCAGACCATCTCTTCTGTTCGACCTGTGGAGTGAAGAGCTTCTACCAGCCGCGCTCGCATCCCGACTGCTGGAGCGTGAACGCGAACTGCTTCGACGAGCCCGTCGAGCTCGTGATCGAGGAATTCGACGGGCGGAACTGGGAACAGTCGAAAGCGCGCCTCGACGCTTCGAACTGA
- the nth gene encoding endonuclease III: MNREQIFEFFRRLAEENPSPTTELEYENPYTLLVAVVLSAQATDASVNIATRPLFAHIRTPEQMVAFGEERLRDAIKTIGLFNTKAKNVIALSQALIDQHHTQVPRTREELEALPGVGRKTANVVLNTAFGEETFAVDTHIFRVGNRTGLAPGKDPLQVELKLEKVVPQPFRLNAHHWLILHGRYICKARTPECWRCPVIDLCRYKPKTPPPGTKPSASRTASPRSSAARTATGRKPRTPSANRSRSRPTRLP; the protein is encoded by the coding sequence ATGAATCGCGAGCAGATCTTCGAATTCTTTCGCAGGCTGGCCGAGGAGAACCCCTCGCCGACCACTGAGCTGGAGTATGAGAACCCCTACACGCTGCTGGTCGCGGTCGTTCTTTCGGCACAGGCAACAGACGCCAGCGTCAACATTGCGACGCGGCCCCTGTTCGCGCACATCAGGACGCCCGAGCAGATGGTCGCCTTCGGCGAGGAACGCCTGCGCGACGCGATCAAAACGATTGGCCTGTTCAACACCAAGGCGAAGAACGTCATTGCGCTCAGCCAGGCGCTGATCGACCAACATCACACCCAGGTGCCGCGCACCCGCGAGGAGTTGGAGGCGCTGCCCGGGGTCGGCCGCAAAACCGCGAACGTCGTTCTCAACACGGCATTCGGTGAGGAGACGTTCGCCGTCGACACGCACATCTTCCGCGTCGGCAATCGCACCGGCCTCGCCCCCGGCAAGGACCCGCTTCAGGTCGAGCTCAAGCTGGAGAAGGTCGTCCCGCAGCCGTTCCGGCTGAACGCGCACCATTGGCTGATCCTGCACGGCCGCTACATCTGCAAGGCACGCACGCCCGAATGCTGGCGCTGCCCGGTAATCGACCTCTGCCGTTACAAGCCGAAGACGCCGCCTCCGGGGACTAAGCCCAGCGCCTCTCGAACCGCGAGCCCAAGGTCGTCAGCAGCTCGTACTGCGACAGGCCGGAAGCCTCGGACGCCGTCGGCAAATCGTAGTCGATCTCGACCCACTCGCCTTCCCTGA
- a CDS encoding pyridoxal phosphate-dependent aminotransferase yields MTGRIMQSDYMHWAKFKPPVRYALTSSEVAHFRMDRLPLALANLDMDGASHPRYAPLREAMGRRYGFPVEQIVAADGTSMANFLAMAALISPGDEVLIEQPTYEPLIGAASFLGAEIKRFDRRAEDGFCVDPAAVAGAMSDRTRLIVITNLHNPSGALIEEDVLRDLGALAADRNARILIDEVYLDSAVPPRSSAARLGPEFVCTNSLTKVYGLSGLRCGWILAEPELAERMWRLNDLFGVNQAHQAERLACIAFEHLDEINAGNPEMLAANRALWNEFATARDDLQCMLAEHGITVFPRWTGGDTQRIEDRLREEYDAAIVPGRWFEMPGHFRVGLGLPMTDFAEGLSRLGQALDDLR; encoded by the coding sequence GTGACCGGCCGCATCATGCAGTCCGACTACATGCACTGGGCCAAGTTCAAGCCGCCCGTGCGCTACGCGCTGACCTCCAGCGAAGTGGCGCATTTTCGCATGGACCGGCTGCCGCTCGCCCTCGCCAACCTCGACATGGATGGCGCGAGCCACCCGCGTTACGCGCCCCTGCGGGAGGCGATGGGCAGGCGCTACGGCTTTCCGGTGGAGCAGATCGTTGCGGCCGACGGGACGTCGATGGCGAATTTCCTCGCGATGGCGGCGCTGATTTCTCCCGGCGACGAGGTGCTGATCGAGCAACCGACCTACGAACCGCTGATCGGAGCTGCCAGCTTTCTCGGCGCCGAGATCAAGCGGTTCGACCGGCGGGCTGAAGACGGTTTTTGCGTCGATCCGGCCGCTGTGGCGGGAGCGATGAGCGATCGAACGCGGCTGATCGTCATCACCAACCTGCATAATCCGAGCGGCGCACTGATCGAGGAAGACGTGCTGCGCGATCTCGGCGCGCTCGCCGCCGACCGGAACGCCCGAATCCTGATCGACGAAGTCTACCTCGACTCCGCCGTTCCGCCGCGCAGCAGCGCCGCCCGTCTCGGTCCCGAGTTCGTCTGCACGAACAGCCTGACCAAGGTCTACGGCCTGAGCGGACTGCGTTGCGGGTGGATCCTTGCGGAGCCGGAACTTGCCGAACGGATGTGGCGGCTGAACGATCTGTTCGGCGTGAACCAGGCGCATCAGGCCGAGCGCCTAGCCTGCATCGCGTTCGAGCATCTCGACGAGATCAACGCCGGCAACCCTGAAATGCTGGCCGCCAACCGAGCCCTGTGGAACGAGTTCGCTACCGCCCGGGACGATCTCCAGTGCATGCTGGCTGAGCACGGAATCACTGTCTTCCCGCGCTGGACCGGCGGCGACACGCAGCGGATCGAAGACCGCCTGCGCGAGGAATACGACGCCGCAATCGTGCCTGGCCGCTGGTTCGAAATGCCGGGGCATTTTCGCGTCGGCCTCGGCCTGCCCATGACGGACTTCGCGGAAGGCCTTAGCCGCCTCGGACAAGCGCTGGACGACCTCCGATGA
- a CDS encoding APC family permease produces the protein MNEAAAAPATSHGLVRRLGLFDATMLVMGGIIGSGIFVNPAEVARHVQSPGLMVGVWLLGGLIALTGALVYAELAARRPEVGGQYAYLRDAYGQTPAFLYGWSLLLVIQSGGMAAVAITFSRYFNDLTALPLSDSLVAVAALALLTLINCFGVRSGSNTQNALMVLKIGAIAVLVVAGLWFAPANTQVLPPPQESGSMLAGIAAAMTAVMFSYGGWQTSSFVAGEMRNPQRDLARGLLLGVVGVIILYTAVAFICVQALGPQGLAESKTPASDVMRLAFGEKGAAFIALGIAISALGFLSQGMLTAPRVYFAMAEDGVFFRALTKVNEHSRVPVLAIALQGVAAAVIALSGTYGQILAYVVSVDFLFFGLTGAALFIFRQRDPESSGFRAPGHPITTGIFVIACFVIVAATVANNLANSLIGYAILLLGIPACRFWQRRNQAA, from the coding sequence TTGAACGAGGCCGCGGCGGCGCCCGCTACGTCTCACGGGCTCGTCCGGCGGCTCGGCCTGTTCGATGCGACGATGCTGGTCATGGGCGGCATCATCGGATCGGGCATCTTCGTAAATCCCGCCGAGGTCGCCCGGCACGTGCAGAGCCCCGGACTGATGGTCGGCGTCTGGCTGCTCGGCGGCCTTATCGCCCTCACCGGAGCGCTGGTTTACGCCGAACTGGCGGCGAGGCGCCCGGAAGTGGGCGGCCAATACGCCTATCTTCGCGACGCCTACGGGCAAACCCCCGCCTTCCTCTACGGATGGTCGCTGCTGCTCGTCATCCAGTCGGGCGGGATGGCTGCGGTCGCGATCACCTTCTCACGCTACTTTAATGATCTGACGGCGCTGCCCCTGTCGGACAGCCTGGTGGCCGTCGCGGCCCTCGCCCTCCTGACGCTCATCAACTGTTTCGGCGTCCGCTCCGGCAGCAATACGCAGAATGCGCTGATGGTCCTGAAGATTGGAGCAATTGCGGTGCTGGTGGTCGCGGGACTCTGGTTCGCACCGGCGAACACCCAGGTACTGCCTCCGCCGCAAGAATCCGGATCCATGCTTGCCGGCATCGCGGCCGCCATGACCGCCGTCATGTTCTCCTACGGCGGTTGGCAGACGTCGAGCTTCGTCGCCGGGGAAATGCGCAACCCGCAACGCGACCTCGCCCGCGGCCTGCTCCTGGGCGTCGTCGGCGTCATCATCCTTTACACGGCGGTCGCATTCATCTGCGTGCAGGCGCTTGGCCCGCAGGGGCTCGCGGAGTCCAAGACACCGGCCAGCGACGTGATGCGGCTCGCGTTTGGCGAGAAGGGCGCTGCCTTCATCGCTCTGGGAATCGCCATCTCGGCACTCGGCTTCCTCAGCCAAGGCATGCTGACGGCGCCGCGCGTCTATTTCGCGATGGCGGAGGACGGCGTCTTCTTCCGCGCGCTTACGAAAGTGAATGAGCACAGCCGCGTGCCCGTTCTCGCAATCGCGCTCCAAGGCGTGGCCGCCGCCGTAATCGCGCTGTCTGGCACGTACGGGCAGATCCTCGCCTATGTCGTTTCCGTCGACTTCCTGTTCTTCGGCCTGACCGGCGCGGCGCTCTTCATCTTTCGCCAACGCGATCCCGAATCCTCGGGCTTCAGGGCTCCCGGCCACCCAATCACGACGGGCATCTTCGTCATCGCCTGTTTCGTAATCGTCGCCGCAACCGTCGCGAACAATCTGGCGAATAGCCTGATCGGCTACGCGATCCTGCTCCTCGGCATCCCCGCCTGCCGCTTCTGGCAACGCAGGAACCAAGCCGCGTGA
- the dapB gene encoding 4-hydroxy-tetrahydrodipicolinate reductase, with translation MRTDDQPIRISLFAPNGRMGIAIAAAVAEDPGFEIDADHGDVLVDFSAPSALQASLDRAIAAGTPILVGTTGLDDFASRRIATAAEQVPVLRAANTSLGVALLSDLVERAARVLGPQWDIEILEMHHRMKADAPSGTALALGDAAARGREAKMKAERGRDGTNLKREEGAIGFASLRGGTVAGDHDVIFAGPEERLILSHRAENRMIFARGALAAARFLVGKPAGLYSMRDVIGADEA, from the coding sequence ATGCGCACTGACGACCAGCCGATCCGCATCAGCCTTTTCGCTCCGAACGGCCGCATGGGCATAGCCATTGCTGCGGCGGTGGCCGAAGACCCTGGGTTCGAGATCGATGCGGACCATGGCGACGTGCTCGTAGACTTCTCGGCTCCGTCAGCCCTGCAAGCGAGCCTCGATCGAGCGATTGCGGCAGGGACTCCGATACTGGTCGGCACGACCGGGCTCGACGACTTCGCGAGCCGCCGGATCGCAACCGCTGCGGAGCAGGTTCCCGTCCTTCGCGCGGCGAACACGTCTCTGGGTGTCGCCCTGCTCTCCGATCTCGTGGAGCGCGCCGCGCGCGTGCTTGGGCCGCAGTGGGACATCGAAATCCTCGAGATGCATCATCGGATGAAGGCCGATGCGCCTTCGGGAACGGCCCTCGCTCTTGGCGATGCGGCAGCGCGTGGACGCGAAGCGAAGATGAAAGCGGAGCGCGGACGCGACGGCACCAACCTCAAGCGCGAGGAGGGCGCGATCGGCTTCGCATCGCTGCGCGGCGGAACGGTGGCCGGCGATCATGACGTGATCTTTGCCGGGCCGGAGGAGCGGCTGATCCTCTCCCATCGCGCCGAGAACCGCATGATCTTCGCGCGTGGAGCGCTCGCTGCAGCGCGTTTTCTCGTTGGCAAGCCTGCCGGTCTTTACTCAATGCGCGACGTCATCGGGGCCGACGAAGCTTGA
- a CDS encoding DUF72 domain-containing protein: protein MSEGTIRIGVGGWTYEPWRGTFYPSDLPQKRELEYASRALTAIEINGTFYSRQSPKSWEAWGKTVPDDFQFAVKASRYCVTRPKLAEAGEGIGNFFAQGMTALGSKLGPILWMLAKFRRFDREDIAGFLKLLPSEWDGIPLRHAIEPRHESFRDEAFYDLCRNHNVAIVYGDDDEFPCVDADTADFRYARLQRMNEDVPTGYDSAALDKFAEQARGWVSGGDSAYIFMINGAKVRAPAAAQALQARLAV, encoded by the coding sequence GTGAGCGAGGGCACGATCCGCATCGGTGTCGGCGGTTGGACGTACGAACCGTGGCGAGGGACCTTCTATCCCTCCGACCTGCCGCAGAAACGCGAGCTGGAATATGCGTCGCGTGCCCTCACGGCCATCGAGATCAACGGCACCTTCTACTCGCGGCAAAGCCCGAAGAGCTGGGAAGCCTGGGGCAAGACCGTGCCTGACGACTTCCAGTTCGCGGTCAAGGCGTCGCGCTACTGCGTCACTCGACCGAAGCTCGCCGAGGCAGGCGAAGGCATCGGCAATTTCTTCGCCCAAGGCATGACCGCGCTCGGCTCAAAGCTCGGGCCGATCCTCTGGATGCTCGCTAAGTTCCGCAGGTTCGATCGCGAGGACATCGCCGGGTTCCTCAAGCTGCTGCCGAGCGAGTGGGACGGCATTCCGCTTCGGCACGCCATCGAGCCGCGGCACGAGAGCTTTCGCGACGAAGCCTTCTACGACCTCTGCCGCAATCACAATGTCGCGATCGTTTACGGGGACGACGACGAGTTTCCGTGCGTCGACGCCGACACGGCCGATTTCCGCTACGCGCGCCTTCAGCGGATGAACGAGGACGTCCCGACGGGATACGACAGTGCTGCGCTCGACAAGTTCGCCGAGCAGGCGCGCGGATGGGTTTCGGGCGGCGATTCCGCCTACATTTTCATGATCAACGGAGCGAAGGTCCGCGCTCCGGCGGCAGCGCAGGCGCTCCAGGCTAGGCTGGCCGTCTAA
- a CDS encoding YybH family protein, with amino-acid sequence MIIKTATALALVTMALSGCNKEAPAKVDTAAIEQQIRDNEGKWQQSYNAHDAKALAANYAADAALANPGEPLITGTEGINKTTAGFASDPNLKVEFAADRVQVAASGDLAYTRGHYTMTTTDPETRKPVEGAGSYLTVYKKQTDGSWKAVEDFITPGPAPAAAK; translated from the coding sequence ATGATCATCAAGACTGCAACAGCCCTGGCGCTTGTCACCATGGCATTGTCCGGTTGCAACAAGGAGGCCCCGGCCAAAGTCGACACGGCCGCGATCGAGCAACAGATCCGCGACAATGAAGGGAAGTGGCAACAGAGCTACAATGCGCACGACGCCAAGGCGCTGGCGGCCAATTACGCCGCCGATGCCGCGCTGGCGAACCCCGGCGAACCGCTGATTACGGGCACGGAGGGGATCAACAAGACGACCGCCGGCTTTGCTTCCGATCCGAACCTGAAGGTCGAGTTCGCGGCCGACCGGGTCCAGGTCGCGGCGTCGGGGGACCTCGCCTACACGCGCGGTCATTACACGATGACCACGACCGATCCGGAAACGAGGAAGCCGGTCGAGGGCGCCGGAAGCTATCTGACGGTTTACAAGAAGCAGACCGATGGAAGCTGGAAGGCGGTCGAGGATTTCATCACGCCTGGTCCGGCACCGGCTGCAGCCAAGTAG
- a CDS encoding histidine kinase dimerization/phosphoacceptor domain -containing protein: MPQRFADRVPPSLLELAVGLALAFIAFLVRANLTPILGGVAPYATVFIATALASVIGGWRSGLVCMLAGQMLVSIYILEPAGAFSLSNEQQRSTFIVATISQLILLLIIGLYQREVDKGLAERERRLDLLDKALNEIDHRTRNNYQTVLALVHLQAQRAAEPKVKEALQQVTDRIQAIASASERLALKSGDLGQIRLDEHLTELCDQIGRGLSREEIRVTCEVDSVTANADAATSISIIVNELVTNAIKHAFNGEQSGSVHVSGKGGGAFELTVADDGRGIAAVGKSKRAGLGTKLVESFVQQLDAHHEVISSENGTIHRLVIPNLE; this comes from the coding sequence TTGCCGCAGCGTTTCGCCGACCGGGTGCCGCCGTCGCTCCTGGAACTCGCGGTGGGCTTGGCGCTTGCGTTCATCGCCTTTCTCGTTCGCGCGAACCTTACGCCCATTCTCGGCGGCGTCGCCCCCTACGCGACGGTGTTCATTGCCACGGCACTTGCCTCGGTTATTGGGGGCTGGCGCAGCGGGCTCGTCTGCATGCTGGCCGGGCAGATGCTGGTGTCGATCTACATCCTGGAACCGGCGGGGGCTTTTTCTCTTTCGAACGAGCAGCAGCGCAGCACCTTCATCGTTGCGACCATTTCACAGCTCATCCTGCTGCTCATCATCGGCCTCTATCAGCGCGAAGTGGACAAAGGCCTTGCCGAACGTGAGCGTCGGCTCGACCTCCTCGACAAGGCGCTGAACGAGATCGATCACCGCACGCGCAACAATTACCAGACGGTACTCGCGCTGGTTCACCTGCAGGCGCAGCGCGCCGCGGAGCCAAAGGTCAAGGAGGCCCTGCAGCAGGTGACTGATCGCATCCAGGCGATTGCGTCCGCATCGGAGCGGCTGGCGCTCAAGAGCGGCGACCTGGGCCAGATCCGTCTGGACGAACATCTCACCGAACTCTGCGATCAGATCGGCCGCGGACTGTCGCGGGAAGAGATACGGGTAACTTGCGAGGTCGACAGCGTGACCGCGAACGCGGATGCCGCGACTTCCATCTCCATCATCGTCAACGAGCTCGTGACCAACGCGATCAAGCATGCCTTCAACGGCGAGCAGTCGGGCAGCGTGCATGTCAGCGGCAAAGGCGGCGGGGCCTTTGAGTTGACCGTTGCCGACGATGGCCGGGGCATCGCCGCGGTTGGGAAGAGCAAGCGGGCCGGGCTGGGCACCAAGCTCGTCGAAAGCTTCGTGCAGCAGCTCGACGCGCACCATGAGGTGATATCGAGCGAGAATGGCACTATTCACCGCCTCGTCATTCCGAACCTGGAGTAG